In Euphorbia lathyris chromosome 10, ddEupLath1.1, whole genome shotgun sequence, a single genomic region encodes these proteins:
- the LOC136209905 gene encoding protein ALUMINUM SENSITIVE 3: MDMDMEWLIEFLKGMIKPVAALSVVLMAVSLSFFQNLGLEREMIYSIFRSFLQLSIIGFVLQFIFSQQNILWILLAYLFMVSVAGYTAGERAKHVPRGKYIAGVCILAGTSATMLLLLLLNVFPFTPRYVIPVAGMMVGNAMTVTGVAMRRLRDDIKVQMSLVETALALGATPRQATLQQVKRALVIALSPVLDNAKTVGLISLPGAMTGLIMGGASPLEAIQLQIVVMNMLIGASTLSSILSTYLSWPSFFTPAYQLDTNVFTAN, from the exons ATGGATATGGATATGGAGTGGCTAATTGAATTCCTCAAGGGCATGATAAAACCTGTTGCTGCTCTTTCCGTGGTGTTAATGGCGGTTTCCCTCTCTTTTTTCCAGAATTTAGGTTTGGAACGGGAGATGATTTACTCCATTTTCCGATCTTTTCTTCAGCTTTCTATTATCGGATTTGTTTTGCAGTTCATTTTCTCTCAACAGAACATTCTCTGGATCCTCCTCGCTTACCTTTTCATG GTTTCTGTTGCTGGTTATACAGCAGGTGAAAGAGCAAAACATGTTCCGAGAGGGAAATATATAGCCGGAGTTTGTATTCTGGCAGGTACATCGGCGACAATGCTGTTGCTTCTGCTTCTAAATGTTTTCCCCTTCACTCCGAGATATGTAATCCCTGTTGCCGGAATGATGGTTGGAAATGCGATGACTGTCACCGGCGTTGCTATGAGACGACTCCGAGACGATATCAAAGTCCAGATGAGCTTG GTAGAAACAGCATTGGCGTTGGGGGCAACACCTCGGCAAGCGACACTACAACAAGTGAAAAGGGCACTTGTAATAGCTCTTTCACCAGTATTAGACAATGCAAAAACAGTGGGATTGATATCTCTGCCAGGAGCCATGACTGGACTTATAATGGGAGGAGCATCACCATTGGAAGCCATTCAACTCCAAATTGTGGTAATGAACATGCTAATTGGAGCTTCTACTCTTAGTAGTATCCTCTCTACTTATCTCTCTTGGCCTTCCTTCTTCACCCCTGCTTATCAATTAGATACTAACGTCTTCACCGCTAATTGA